In Colias croceus chromosome 26, ilColCroc2.1, one DNA window encodes the following:
- the LOC123703410 gene encoding uncharacterized protein LOC123703410 isoform X2, protein MSFSQRMLKFMHITSTKPHHSGTTTQNKSLLSSAVATVVNQQQMSAFFPMHHLRQHNYIIKTCMTTYTYLTTIVQNKRSAISTFETIVSVVTTESLTNLYATDVLAELKPTKTKYMEVKTIQPTEANNIYLNNLGKIDKRIDHDDDSMFDLIQPSEVNHVSCTTTSCSCSHTKTEGLQSKYTNRRDSEVPSDKHAIKTTKRDVPKVDIKTTNKETLSMKTKYRPYNYEVNTPITPTDRIVEKYTEVISDYSDEKDNSPLEASDLLTNEQAPGPVKTNKTSNNKTPEKAKPERPQKVNKNKLVVAELIKLGSLGIKGLSQLAPVFEKMTGSFMKRQEVNQTTTSTTEKPVTKLTPYAADKRVDSEETKHGNFPIYIPVDEMETAESQASFSNVSFHKNYPWAFDHKHSKGHYIVPPKIVQESPLVNGGIPISPGEIIRANSDVIVGKPAVGGPLTLAASGIKFHNPVNRPPVDSYMADSEQYPVNEQYPLSLPQNKKKNVAHVDDSFDLRPPEPPKTYSKPFKNGLRPSPSPSYSNQNSGGKVMGPKDQSNKVNAGDVHKDHGRPVFLDYIPSLAKPSSTNIPLEHHIEFRPVEENRDGYEVMDSSPSSSEIVSSKIEATDEDISDSSDALNKPFLVDIQPSRVANVLIPHGSSTALVFAGSSEPHKTGDYIDDPLPYPEPGYFGSFSIDAPQMTNVHSVNPNKGQLLKKPNINSPSDHQYDNRNVQFNEKESETNNNIRLKWENNQRFNSKNIPPPMSIQESHVRIGPQITVYKPENYNGDFEKYKQNKKPLKSKDGKEIIDREYENYLAVPPPPLKQQYQDNHHSKNKPYNQRPIVHNKPVQDMKVFLNVQHPVPEQLPPKITSEIYFASQPHKNIQNPTFTVHVPKLSSANDAQNNNHVSYQPYRPNNFESNSFSVITSPNIANKSITTNINNDNTFSVTLNTATGVKSHGGSSHTIGTSITVPLSASEHNGEINANIPIGTNFAIRVEDDPSKYDTVALNGKRDPSLMIYDKTIKNNINNTSYKISSNEPNVTKNNVLVHKNNKDVIESAPPSINSHANFPMINDKIYKTNNKEKPVTEIIDDMESHEQRRPGKIISHIPTNSHGWYSSVLNEGNLKHINNIKVEGTTRKVIPLTYEFDKDRVQDFGLKITTVGKPPTDFLDTGARPSPNKFNIGRPFSKQKDSDKPASTFTIKPSYIPSIYVSNQPVYNIPIVDNSDEVRNKPTENVKPVYETSEEIFDGKEGIEESDEEMSGEVSSESMKIPIITSSSENNTVSKSTNEIVPPVNKDKVDLVKFNPGTQTEKPFRSTNKTTFHSNNMNPIFNNNPYMKPRPFTVNNAIPLDHQLQQPHWQINEMMENSTNASYEDSFELNTGEKMNDKHLNKSMGSVNETNVHIYEKQNDSNIITSTIHIKDKKPLLIKIPDRSTLPTFTINTDDVNNATVSDIIDLSPPPQRTDYNVRPLQHNDLIMGMSPPPPATVSINRHPTRAPQTARPVPVRTPPPYRNVPPRTLPPRPNAQRPVKKPAILNDDVSTYRPTNDMFNKYKRPYFNRDQPSSTLLPPPRELPTAVPSFNSEPAATLAASSVSNVIFPTPTSSGWLTSSGVEFSSSFKFNPTSVQYPEIITSSKSDSDLISSDTSAENSYSYEDESSQSKYDSSENPVTEKRYPNAPSDDEPMTQSSEVNNNTANNSSSYESSQEDSTTDKIKITSIMGSRNRTRKPYPIRSDDRKTNKYKPSSKSSVIAPTRTLSRPEVLYPTRQVSIKKIIRPGVSRYPNTQQFHMIESSEAPLEEDFIKPTQSLNMFDDKSSVIPEITATIQKTVTSTLTINKNPEPTHVEVLHHAGNEIRISDEIVPTKTEFKTTVVTLTKTLSEPPKTISSVGYVNLTHTLTVTHTKTSLVSQSEGAVTQTLVLTNTHTSTVVDVITEIYTQVQPTTIIETVTKHIPIPQVEATPVQEITSTKVSLDDISMSSEEKENFIIKDSDATENIQKIETEEDKDNESFFVVMNKSQNGGKSPPISTDIETGDFDGITRNEQVNSNGVSQVLFGEILLAGTPYLETTNIGHAGIGFGKECQPDCKASRNERCQRIDGMMKCVCRPGFARMFPDRPCKPTYTYSVSLVLASQGNKRLKFHPNLADNSTKEYHNLAIATHEGINRMVMQSDLRDVFHGVHITGFHPIEMKAKNKEVYQGVVNDFYVQLSDNAHEYRLKEVIEKYLRNNNYSLGGTEVHAAADLIDRLNVSDFDECLSSQFHDCSEHAKCFNLRGTYTCSCLEGFADLSVNTLYPGRICSSEAVGCDTCNYHGTCFDRESAVICECFKWYAGRTCQINLKAVLITVTVSGLLIVAAATIYASRRCCAPRSPATQTFVIGCMQGMPGLHQGNMPKQRADRRALIAERETAETCSVQNASLPYIPTKQRSRASNKIAMSEPPAHSPPPPPAPAVLIPRARLHPHSDSRDNLSRKKSLEACAEAKLISYLESGATNVTEEMRRKHSLESSYSANKDRHNKQGALVSAGFKVSTTVRPEDGMKEDDASSINKTDVDGQLSRFDTLRKSYCQDDNMSEWTDAERRLGELTLSEARSVGGTLPASTGRAASSTRLTHQTSDVSEFDSL, encoded by the exons ATGTCTTTTTCTCAGCGTATGCTTAAGTTCATGCACATTACTTCAACAAAACCGCACCACTCCGGTACTACAACACAAAACAAGTCACTATTATCTTCAGCAGTTGCTACCGTTGTAAATCAACAACAAATGAGTGCTTTTTTTCCTATGCACCACCTCAGGCAGCACAATTATATCATCAAGACATGTATGACAACATACACATATTTGACGACAATAGTACAAAACAAGAGAAGTGCTATATCTACTTTTGAAACTATTGTATCCGTGGTCACTACGGAATCGTTAACAAACCTTTATGCAACAGACGTTTTGGCTGAATTAAAGCCGACGAAA aCCAAATACATGGAAGTGAAAACAATACAACCAACAgaagcaaataatatttacctgAATAATCTTGGAAAAATCGATAAACGTATAGATCATGACGATGATAGTATGTTTGATTTGATACAACCATCAGAAGTCAATCATGTTTCTTGTACTACAACTTCGTGTTCTTGTAGTCATACTAAAACTGAAGGTCTACAatcaaaatacacaaatagGAGAGACTCAGAAGTACCGTCTGACAAGCATGCAATAAAAACGACGAAAAGAGATGTGCCTAAAGTTGATATTAAAACCACAAACAAGGAAACTCTAtctatgaaaacaaaatatcgaCCGTACAACTATGAAGTAAATACTCCAATTACACCGACTGATAGAATAGTGGAAAAATATACAGAGGTAATAAGTGATTATTCAGATGAAAAAGATAATAGTCCTTTAGAAGCAAGTGATCTTCTGACGAATGAACAAGCCCCAGGTCCAGTAAAAACTAACAAaacttcaaataataaaactccAGAAAAAGCAAAGCCGGAAAGGCCTCagaaagtaaacaaaaacaaactggTTGTTGCTGAACTAATAAAACTAGGTTCTTTAGGTATCAAAGGATTATCACAACTAGCTCCTGTTTTTGAAAAGATGACAGGTAGTTTTATGAAACGACAAGAGGTAAATCAGACTACAACTTCAACAACAGAAAAGCCGGTTACCAAATTAACTCCATACGCTGCAGACAAAAGAGTTGATAGTGAAGAAACAAAACATGGAAACTTTCCAATTTATATACCAGTCGACGAAATGGAAACCGCAGAATCACAGGCATCATTCAGTAATGTATCATTTCACAAAAACTATCCATGGGCTTTTGACCACAAACATTCAAAAGGTCATTATATCGTTCCACCCAAAATTGTTCAAGAAAGTCCTTTAGTGAATGGTGGAATACCTATAAGTCCCGGTGAAATAATTCGCGCAAATTCCGATGTAATCGTTGGGAAACCTGCTGTTGGAGGGCCGTTAACATTAGCTGCCAGCGGAATAAAGTTCCATAACCCCGTAAACCGACCTCCTGTGGATAGTTATATGGCTGATAGTGAACAATATCCTGTTAATGAACAATACCCTCTCAGTCTTCCGCAGAATAAGAAGAAAAACGTAGCACATGTAGACGATTCATTTGATTTGAGGCCTCCTGAACCACCTAAAACATATTCGAAACCATTCAAAAATGGATTAAGGCCTTCACCCTCTCCGTCCTATTCAAATCAAAATTCCGGTGGCAAAGTGATGGGCCCCAAGGATCAATCTAATAAAGTAAATGCCGGTGATGTTCACAAAGATCATGGGCGACCAgtatttttagattatattccaTCGTTGGCTAAGCCATCAAGCACTAATATACCTCTAGAACATCATATTGAATTCCGACCGGTTGAAGAAAATCGCGATGGATACGAAGTTATGGACAGCAGTCCAAGTTCTTCTGAAATAGTTAGCAGCAAAATTGAAGCCACCGATGAAGATATATCTGATTCTTCAGATGCTCTTAACAAGCCTTTCTTAGTCGATATTCAACCGTCGAGGGTTGCTAATGTATTAATTCCACATGGAAGTTCAACCGCGCTGGTTTTCGCTGGATCTTCTGAACCTCATAAAACTGGTGATTATATAGACGATCCTTTGCCATATCCTGAACCAGGATACTTTGGAAGTTTTAGTATTGATGCACCACAAATGACAAACGTACATAGCGTAAATCCTAACAAAGGccaattattgaaaaaacctAATATAAATTCACCTTCAGATCATCAATATGATAACCGAAATGTACAATTCAATGAAAAGGAATccgaaacaaataataatattagattgAAATGGGAAAATAATCAACGTTTTAATTCCAAAAACATACCTCCACCCATGAGTATACAGGAGTCACACGTAAGAATTGGACCACAAATTACTGTATATAAACCAGAGAATTATAACGGAGACTTTGAGAagtacaaacaaaataaaaaaccgtTAAAATCTAAGGATGGTAAGGAAATAATCGATCGAGAGTACGAAAACTACTTAGCAGTTCCTCCTCCACCTCTAAAACAACAATACCAGGATAATCATCACtctaaaaataaaccttaTAACCAAAGACCGATAGTTCACAATAAGCCAGTTCAAGATATGAAAGTATTTTTGAACGTACAACATCCGGTTCCAGAACAATTACCTCCTAAGATTACGtctgaaatatattttgcgTCACAAcctcataaaaatattcaaaatccTACTTTTACTGTTCACGTACCCAAACTATCATCTGCAAATGATGcgcaaaataataatcatgtaAGTTACCAACCATATAGGCCAAACAATTTTGAAAGCAATTCCTTTTCGGTTATTACATCACCGAACATTGCAAATAAATCTATCactactaatattaataatgacaATACATTCAGTGTCACACTAAATACTGCCACTGGGGTAAAAAGTCATGGAGGTTCTAGTCATACCATCGGCACAAGTATAACGGTACCTTTAAGTGCATCTGAGCACAACGGCGAAATAAATGCTAACATTCCAATTGGTACCAATTTTGCAATTAGAGTTGAAGATGATCCTTCTAAATATGATACTGTTGCTTTGAACGGTAAACGAGATCCCAGTTTAATGATATATgacaaaactattaaaaacaatattaacaatacttcttataaaatatcttcGAATGAACCTAATGTAACGAAAAATAATGTTCTTgtacataaaaacaataaagatGTGATTGAATCAGCACCACCTTCTATTAATAGCCACGCTAATTTCCCaatgataaatgataaaatttataagacTAACAATAAGGAGAAACCAGTAACAGAAATAATTGATGATATGGAGTCGCATGAGCAGAGACGTCCAGGAAAGATTATTTCTCATATACCAACTAATTCTCATGGTTGGTATTCTAGTGTGCTTAATGAAGGTAATTTGAAGCATATTAACAACATTAAGGTTGAAGGAACGACTAGAAAAGTGATACCTTTAACGTATGAGTTTGATAAAGACCGTGTACAAGATTTTGGCCTTAAGATAACAACCGTAGGTAAACCTCCTACCGACTTTTTGGACACAGGTGCAAGGCCTTCACCCAATAAGTTTAACATTGGTAGGCCATTTTCAAAGCAAAAAGATTCAGACAAACCTGCATCCACGTTTACAATCAAACCTAGTTATATACCATCTATTTACGTTTCAAATCAACCTGTTTATAATATACCAATCGTTGATAACTCGGATGAAGTACGTAATAAACCAACAGAAAATGTGAAACCTGTATACGAAACTTCAGAGGAAATTTTCGATGGCAAAGAAGGCATTGAGGAATCTGATGAAGAAATGTCGGGAGAGGTCAGTTCAGAATCAATGAAAATTCCGATAATCACTTCATCGAGTGAAAATAATACCGTCTCAAAATCTACGAATGAAATTGTACCGCCGGTAAATAAGGATAAGGTGGATCTTGTTAAATTTAACCCCGGTACTCAAACAGAAAAGCCATTCAGATCTACTAATAAGACAACGTTCCACTCTAATAATATGAATCcgatattcaataataatccTTACATGAAACCCAGACCTTTTACTGTAAATAACGCAATACCACTTGACCATCAGTTACAACAACCGCACTGGCAGATTAATGAAATGATGGAAAATAGTACAAATGCATCATATGAAGACAGTTTTGAACTGAATACAGGAGAAAAGATGAATGACAAACATTTGAATAAATCGATGGGTTCCGTCAATGAGACTAATGTTCATATCtatgaaaaacaaaatgactctaatattataacgtcTACAATTCACATAAAAGATAAGAAAccattattaataaagattCCAGATAGATCTACTTTGCCtacttttacaataaatacgGATGACGTGAATAATGCAACGGTAAGTGACATAATTGATTTGTCACCACCTCCTCAAAGAACAGATTATAATGTACGACCTTTACAACATAACGATTTAATTATGGGTATGAGTCCACCACCACCGGCTACCGTCTCGATTAATAGACATCCTACAAGAGCTCCTCAGACCGCTAGACCTGTTCCTGTTCGAACACCCCCACCTTATAGAAATGTACCACCGAGAACGTTGCCACCAAGACCTAACGCTCAACGGCCAGTTAAGAAACCAGCAATTCTCAACGATGATGTATCTACTTATAGGCCCACAAATgatatgtttaataaatacaaacgtCCTTACTTTAATCGTGACCAACCGTCATCTACGTTATTGCCTCCTCCTCGTGAACTTCCAACAGCAGTTCCTTCATTTAATTCAGAACCTGCTGCTACACTTGCGGCATCTTCTGTGTCAAATGTTATTTTCCCGACACCTACCTCATCAGGATGGTTAACCTCTTCGGGAGTAGAATTTTCgtctagttttaaatttaatcccACATCTGTTCAATATCCGGAAATAATAACATCGTCTAAATCAGACTCTGACTTGATCTCTTCAGATACATCCGCTGAAAATTCCTATTCTTATGAAGATGAGTCTAGTCAATCTAAATATGATAGTTCAGAAAATCCTGTGACCGAAAAGAGATATCCTAATGCACCATCCGATGATGAGCCTATGACACAATCTAGTGAAGTCAACAATAATACAGCTAATAATTCATCATCATATGAATCAAGCCAAGAAGATAGTACAACagataaaattaagataacaTCAATTATGGGTTCACGAAATAGAACACGTAAGCCATACCCGATTCGATCTGAtgatagaaaaacaaataaatataaaccttCATCTAAATCAAGCGTTATTGCACCGACCAGGACATTATCGAGACCAGAAGTATTATATCCTACTAGACAAGTTTCcattaagaaaattataagGCCAGGTGTAAGCCGTTACCCCAATACCCAACAATTCCATATGATAGAAAGTTCAGAAGCACCGCTCGAGGAAGATTTTATAAAACCTACACAATCTCTTAATATGTTTGACGATAAGTCCTCTGTTATACCTGAAATAACAGCAACAATTCAAAAAACTGTTACTTCGacattaacaattaataagAACCCAGAACCAACACATGTCGAAGTGTTGCATCATGCTGGCAATGAAATAAGAATATCAGACGAAATTGTTCCTACTAAGACCGAGTTTAAAACTACAGTAGTAACTCTAACAAAAACTCTTTCTGAACCTCCGAAGACAATATCAAGCGTTGGCTATGTTAATCTGACACATACTCTCACTGTCACACATACGAAAACAAGTCTTGTTAGTCAATCAGAAGGGGCTGTTACGCAAACTTTAGTTTTGACGAACACCCATACCTCGACTGTAGTAGACGTAATAACGGAAATTTACACACAAGTCCAACCGACCACTATAATTGAAACAGTAACAAAACATATTCCTATACCACAAGTTGAAGCCACACCTGTTCAAGAAATAACTTCAACAAAGGTATCTCTAGATGATATTTCTATGTCTTCAGAAGAAAAGgaaaactttataattaaagattcAGATGCCacagaaaatattcaaaagattgAGACTGAGGAAGACAAAGACAATGAGAGCTTCTTTGTAGTTATGAACAAATCTCAAAATGGAGGTAAATCACCACCAATAAGCACAGATATCGAAACTGGTGACTTTGATGGAATAACAAGAAATGAACAAGTGAACAGCAACGGCGTATCTCAAGTGCTGTTCGGTGAAATATTGTTAGCCGGAACACCTTATTTGGAGACAACAAACATTGGCCATGCCG GAATTGGTTTCGGTAAAGAATGTCAGCCAGACTGCAAGGCATCAAGAAATGAACGTTGTCAACGGATTGATGGTATGATGAAGTGCGTATGTAGACCTGGCTTTGCTAGAATGTTCCCAGATCGACCGTGTAAAC CAACCTACACATATTCAGTAAGCCTGGTCCTAGCATCGCAAGGTAACAAGCGGCTCAAGTTCCACCCCAACCTAGCAGATAATTCTACCAAAGAATACCACAATCTTGCTATAGCTACCCACGAGGGTATAAACAGAATGGTGATGCAATCAGACTTGAGAGATGTATTCCATGGTGTTCATATAACTGGATTCCATCCGATTGAGATGAAGGCAAAGAATAAAGAAGTGTACCAGGGTGTTGTTAATGATTTCTATGTACAg CTCTCCGACAATGCACATGAATACAGATTGAAGGAAGTAATTGAAAAATACTTGAGGAATAACAACTACAGTCTCGGAGGAACCGAAGTGCATGCGGCAGCTGATCTAATCGACAGGCTTAATGTTAGCG aCTTCGACGAATGCCTCAGCAGCCAATTCCACGATTGTTCGGAGCACGCCAAGTGCTTCAACCTCCGGGGCACATATACCTGCAGTTGTTTAGAAGGATTTGCTGATTTGAGTGTCAACACACTGTATCCTGGCAGGATTTGTTCTT CGGAAGCAGTTGGTTGCGACACATGCAACTACCACGGTACTTGCTTCGACAGAGAGAGTGCTGTCATCTGCGAATGCTTCAAGTGGTATGCTGGAAGGACCTGCCAGATTAATCTTAAAG CGGTACTAATAACAGTGACAGTCAGCGGTCTCCTCATAGTAGCGGCGGCGACAATCTACGCGTCACGGCGCTGCTGCGCGCCGCGCTCGCCGGCCACACAGACGTTCGTGATTGGCTGCATGCAGGGCATGCCGGGGCTGCATCAG GGTAACATGCCAAAACAGAGAGCTGATCGACGAGCACTTATAGCTGAGCGGGAGACTGCGGAGACTTGTAGCGTTCAGAATGCTTCTCTGCCTTACATACCAACAAAG CAACGTTCCCGCGCCAGCAATAAGATCGCGATGTCGGAGCCCCCCGCGCACTCCCCGCCGCCGCCCCCCGCGCCCGCCGTGCTCATCCCCCGCGCTCGCCTGCACCCGCACAGCGATAG CCGCGACAACCTTTCCCGAAAGAAGAGTCTAGAAGCATGTGCTGAGGCGAAATTGATCAGTTATTTAGAATCCGGTGCAACTAATGTTACTGAAgag ATGAGAAGAAAGCATAGTTTAGAATCGTCATATAGCGCTAACAAGGATCGACATAATAAACAAG gtGCGTTAGTATCGGCTGGATTTAAAGTATCAACAACGGTCCGTCCTGAAGATGGAATGAAGGAAGATGACGCTTCTTCGATAAACAAGACTGACGTTGATGGACAACTATCGAGATTTGATACTTTAAGGAAATCTTATtg cCAAGACGACAATATGTCTGAATGGACGGACGCTGAGCGTCGTTTGGGAGAGTT